Proteins encoded by one window of Streptomyces sp. ALI-76-A:
- the ileS gene encoding isoleucine--tRNA ligase yields the protein MTTPTYRQVPAQVDLPALEHAVLDFWREQKIFAKSLEQSEGRPEWVFYEGPPTANGMPGAHHIEARVFKDVFPRFRTMRGYHVARKAGWDCHGLPVELAVEKELGFSGKQDIEAYGIAEFNARCRESVTRHTDAFEELTTRMGYWADLNDPYRTMDPEYIESVWWSLKEIFTKGLLVQDHRVAPWCPRCGTGLSDHELAQGYETVVDPSVYVRFPLTSGPLAGQAALLVWTTTPWTLVSNTAVAAHPEVTYVVATDGEEKLVVAEPLVAKSLGEGWETTGETFTGAEMERWTYQRPFELVEFPAEAHFVVNAEYVTTEDGTGLVHQSPAFGEDDLKVCRAYGLPVVNPVRPDGTFEEDVPLVGGVFFKKADEKLTEDLQQRGLLFKHIPYEHSYPHCWRCHTALLYYAQPSWYIRTTAIKDRLLQENENTNWFPDTVKHGRYGDWLNNNIDWALSRNRYWGTPLPIWRCADDHLTVVGSRAELTELTGTDQSDLDPHRPYIDDVTFACPRCEQTATRVPEVIDAWYDSGSMPFAQWGYPYKNKELFESRYPAQFISEAIDQTRGWFYTLMAVGTLVFDKSSYENVVCLGHILAEDGRKMSKHLGNILQPIPLMDQHGADAVRWFMAAGGSPWAARRVGHGTIQEVVRKTLLTYWNTVAFQALYARTSGWAPSEADPAPADRPLLDRWLLSELHALTDQVTQSLESYDTQRAGKLLSAFVDDLSNWYVRRSRRRFWQGDKAALRTLHEVVETVTKLMAPLTPFITERVWQDLVVPVTAGAPESVHLASWPEADLSAIDPELSKQMVLVRRLVELGRATRAESGVKTRQPLKRALVAATGFASLNPELHTQITEELNVEALASLSEVGGSLVDTTAKANFRALGKRFGKRVQDVAKAVANADAAALSLALREGTASVEVDGETVTLAPDEVIITETPREGWSVASDSGATVALDLEITEELRQAGLARDAIRLIQETRKNSGLDVADRIALRWTATDPAVVAALGEHAGLIADEVLATDFAQGEADDSYGEPFTDEALSLTFRLRKV from the coding sequence ATGACAACGCCGACGTACCGCCAGGTGCCCGCCCAGGTCGACCTGCCCGCGCTCGAGCACGCGGTGCTCGATTTCTGGCGCGAGCAGAAGATCTTCGCCAAGAGCCTGGAGCAGTCCGAGGGCCGCCCCGAATGGGTGTTCTACGAAGGCCCGCCCACCGCCAACGGCATGCCGGGCGCCCACCACATCGAGGCCCGCGTCTTCAAGGACGTCTTCCCCCGCTTCCGCACCATGCGCGGTTACCACGTGGCCCGCAAGGCCGGCTGGGACTGCCACGGCCTGCCGGTGGAGCTGGCGGTGGAGAAGGAGCTCGGCTTCTCCGGCAAGCAGGACATCGAGGCGTACGGCATCGCCGAGTTCAACGCCAGGTGCCGCGAGTCCGTGACCCGGCACACCGACGCCTTCGAAGAGCTCACGACCCGCATGGGCTACTGGGCCGACCTGAACGACCCCTACCGCACCATGGACCCCGAGTACATCGAGTCCGTCTGGTGGTCGCTCAAGGAGATCTTCACCAAGGGCCTGCTGGTCCAGGACCACCGCGTCGCCCCCTGGTGCCCGCGCTGCGGCACCGGCCTGTCCGACCACGAGCTGGCCCAGGGCTACGAGACGGTCGTGGACCCGTCCGTGTACGTCCGTTTCCCGCTCACCTCCGGTCCGCTCGCTGGCCAGGCAGCGCTCCTGGTGTGGACGACGACCCCCTGGACCCTGGTGTCCAACACGGCGGTCGCCGCGCACCCCGAGGTCACCTACGTCGTCGCGACGGACGGCGAGGAGAAGCTGGTCGTCGCCGAGCCGCTCGTCGCCAAGTCGCTCGGTGAGGGCTGGGAGACCACCGGCGAGACCTTCACCGGCGCCGAGATGGAGCGCTGGACGTATCAACGACCGTTCGAGCTCGTCGAGTTCCCGGCCGAGGCGCACTTCGTCGTGAACGCCGAGTACGTCACGACCGAGGACGGCACGGGTCTGGTCCACCAGTCCCCCGCCTTCGGTGAGGACGACCTCAAGGTCTGCCGCGCGTACGGCCTGCCGGTCGTGAACCCGGTCCGCCCCGACGGCACCTTCGAGGAGGACGTCCCGCTCGTCGGCGGCGTCTTCTTCAAGAAGGCGGACGAGAAGCTGACCGAGGACCTCCAGCAGCGCGGCCTCCTCTTCAAGCACATCCCGTACGAGCACAGCTACCCGCACTGCTGGCGCTGCCACACCGCGCTCCTCTACTACGCGCAGCCTTCCTGGTACATCCGCACCACCGCCATCAAGGACCGTCTCCTCCAGGAGAACGAGAACACCAACTGGTTCCCGGACACGGTCAAGCACGGCCGGTACGGCGACTGGCTGAACAACAACATCGACTGGGCCCTGTCCCGCAACCGCTACTGGGGCACCCCGCTGCCGATCTGGCGCTGCGCGGACGACCACCTCACCGTCGTCGGCTCCCGCGCCGAGCTCACCGAGCTGACCGGCACCGACCAGTCGGACCTGGACCCGCACCGCCCGTACATCGACGACGTCACCTTCGCCTGCCCGCGGTGCGAGCAGACGGCCACGCGCGTGCCGGAGGTCATCGACGCCTGGTACGACTCGGGCTCGATGCCGTTCGCGCAGTGGGGCTACCCGTACAAGAACAAGGAGCTGTTCGAGAGCCGCTACCCGGCGCAGTTCATCTCCGAGGCCATCGACCAGACCCGCGGCTGGTTCTACACGCTGATGGCCGTCGGCACCCTGGTCTTCGACAAGTCGTCGTACGAGAACGTGGTCTGCCTCGGCCACATCCTCGCCGAGGACGGCCGCAAGATGTCCAAGCACCTGGGCAACATCCTCCAGCCGATCCCGCTCATGGACCAGCACGGCGCGGACGCGGTCCGCTGGTTCATGGCGGCCGGCGGCTCCCCCTGGGCGGCCCGCCGGGTGGGCCACGGCACGATCCAGGAAGTGGTCCGCAAGACCCTCCTCACCTACTGGAACACGGTCGCCTTCCAGGCCCTGTACGCCCGCACCTCGGGCTGGGCGCCCTCCGAGGCGGACCCGGCCCCGGCCGACCGCCCGCTCCTGGACCGCTGGCTGCTGTCCGAACTCCACGCGCTCACCGACCAGGTCACGCAGTCCCTGGAGTCCTACGACACCCAGCGCGCCGGCAAGCTCCTGTCCGCGTTCGTGGACGACCTGTCCAACTGGTACGTCCGCCGCTCGCGCCGCCGCTTCTGGCAGGGCGACAAGGCCGCGCTGCGCACGCTGCACGAGGTCGTGGAGACGGTCACCAAGCTGATGGCCCCGCTGACCCCGTTCATCACCGAGCGGGTCTGGCAGGACCTGGTGGTCCCGGTCACCGCGGGCGCCCCGGAGTCGGTGCACCTGGCGTCCTGGCCGGAGGCCGACCTGTCCGCGATCGACCCGGAGCTGTCGAAGCAGATGGTCCTGGTCCGACGGCTCGTGGAGCTGGGCCGTGCCACCCGCGCGGAGTCCGGCGTGAAGACGCGCCAGCCGCTGAAGCGCGCCCTGGTCGCCGCGACCGGCTTCGCCTCCCTCAACCCCGAGCTGCACACGCAGATCACGGAGGAGCTGAACGTCGAGGCGCTGGCGTCGCTCAGCGAGGTCGGCGGCAGCCTGGTCGACACCACCGCGAAGGCCAACTTCCGCGCCCTCGGCAAGCGGTTCGGCAAGCGCGTCCAGGACGTGGCGAAGGCCGTCGCGAACGCGGACGCGGCTGCGCTGTCGCTGGCCCTGCGCGAGGGCACGGCGTCCGTGGAGGTCGACGGCGAGACGGTCACCCTCGCTCCGGACGAGGTGATCATCACGGAGACGCCGCGCGAGGGCTGGTCGGTGGCGTCCGACTCGGGCGCCACGGTGGCGCTGGACCTGGAGATCACGGAGGAACTCCGTCAGGCGGGCCTGGCCCGCGACGCGATCCGGCTGATCCAGGAGACCCGCAAGAACAGCGGCCTGGACGTCGCCGACCGCATCGCCCTGCGCTGGACGGCGACCGACCCGGCGGTGGTCGCGGCACTCGGCGAGCACGCCGGACTGATCGCCGACGAGGTCCTCGCCACGGACTTCGCCCAGGGCGAGGCGGACGACTCCTACGGCGAGCCGTTCACCGACGAGGCCCTGTCCCTCACCTTCCGCCTCCGCAAGGTGTAG
- the murG gene encoding undecaprenyldiphospho-muramoylpentapeptide beta-N-acetylglucosaminyltransferase — MHVVLAGGGTAGHIEPALALADALRRQDPTVGITALGTERGLETRLVPERGYDLALIPAVPLPRKPTPELITVPGRLRGTIKAAEQILERTKADAVVGFGGYVALPGYLAAKRLGVPIVIHEANARPGLANKIGSRYAAKVAVSTPDSKLRDARYIGIPLRRTIATLDRAAMRPQARAAFGLDPNLPTLLVSGGSQGARRLNEVVQQVAPYLQQAGIQILHAVGPKNELPQVHQMPGMPPYIPVPYVDRMDLAYAAADMMLCRAGAMTVAELSAVGLPAAYVPLPIGNGEQRLNAQPVVKAGGGLLVDDAELTPQWVQQNVLPVLADPHRLYEMSRAAAEFGRRDADDLLVAMVYEAIAAHRAHR, encoded by the coding sequence GTGCATGTCGTACTCGCCGGCGGGGGGACCGCCGGCCACATCGAGCCAGCGCTCGCCCTCGCGGACGCCCTGCGCAGGCAGGACCCGACCGTGGGAATCACGGCCCTGGGCACGGAGCGCGGCCTGGAGACCCGTCTCGTACCGGAGCGGGGCTATGACCTCGCGCTGATCCCCGCGGTGCCACTGCCCCGCAAGCCCACTCCCGAGCTGATCACCGTCCCGGGCCGGCTGCGCGGCACGATCAAGGCGGCCGAGCAGATCCTGGAGCGCACCAAGGCGGACGCCGTCGTCGGCTTCGGCGGCTATGTGGCCCTGCCGGGCTACCTCGCGGCCAAGCGCCTCGGCGTGCCGATCGTCATCCACGAGGCCAACGCCCGTCCCGGCCTCGCCAACAAGATCGGCTCGCGGTACGCCGCCAAGGTCGCGGTGTCCACGCCGGACAGCAAGCTGCGGGACGCCCGTTACATCGGCATCCCGCTGCGCCGCACCATCGCCACCCTCGACCGGGCGGCCATGCGTCCGCAGGCCCGCGCCGCCTTCGGGCTGGACCCGAACCTGCCGACGCTGCTGGTCTCCGGCGGCTCGCAGGGCGCGCGCCGGCTCAACGAGGTGGTCCAGCAGGTGGCTCCCTACCTCCAGCAGGCCGGGATCCAGATCCTGCACGCGGTCGGCCCGAAGAACGAACTGCCGCAGGTGCACCAGATGCCGGGGATGCCCCCGTACATCCCGGTACCGTACGTGGACCGGATGGATCTCGCGTACGCCGCGGCCGACATGATGCTCTGCCGCGCGGGCGCGATGACCGTCGCCGAACTCTCCGCCGTCGGGCTCCCGGCCGCCTATGTCCCGCTGCCCATCGGCAACGGCGAACAGCGGCTCAACGCCCAGCCGGTGGTCAAGGCCGGCGGCGGACTGCTGGTCGACGACGCGGAACTGACGCCCCAGTGGGTGCAGCAGAACGTCCTGCCCGTGCTCGCCGACCCGCACCGGCTGTACGAGATGTCCCGCGCCGCCGCCGAGTTCGGCCGCCGGGACGCCGACGACCTGCTCGTCGCCATGGTGTACGAGGCGATCGCCGCCCACCGTGCACACCGCTAG
- the pgeF gene encoding peptidoglycan editing factor PgeF, translated as MIGQRDTVNGAHFAFTDRWGGVSAVPYEELNLGGAVGDDPGAVRTNRELAAKSLGLDPDRVVWMNQVHGADVAEVDGPWTTRPAPEVDGLVTAARGLALAVLTADCVPVLLADPVAGVVAAAHAGRPGLVKGIVPAAVDAMESLGADPSRITARTGPAVCGRCYEVPEQMRAEVAANEPAAHAETSWGTPSVDVTAGVHAQLERLGVRDREQSPVCTRESEDHFSYRRDRTTGRLAGYVWLD; from the coding sequence GTGATAGGACAGCGCGACACCGTGAACGGCGCGCACTTCGCCTTCACCGACAGGTGGGGCGGGGTGAGCGCCGTTCCGTACGAGGAGCTCAACCTCGGCGGGGCGGTCGGCGACGACCCCGGAGCCGTACGGACCAACCGGGAACTGGCGGCGAAGTCGCTGGGGCTCGACCCCGATCGGGTGGTCTGGATGAACCAGGTGCACGGCGCCGATGTCGCCGAGGTCGACGGACCGTGGACCACCCGGCCCGCACCGGAGGTGGACGGTCTGGTGACCGCCGCCCGCGGTCTGGCGCTGGCCGTGCTGACCGCGGACTGCGTGCCGGTGCTGCTGGCCGACCCGGTCGCCGGAGTGGTGGCCGCCGCTCACGCGGGACGGCCCGGCCTGGTCAAGGGGATCGTGCCCGCAGCCGTCGACGCGATGGAGTCACTGGGTGCCGACCCCTCCCGGATCACCGCCCGCACCGGGCCCGCGGTCTGCGGCCGGTGCTACGAAGTGCCGGAACAGATGCGCGCCGAGGTGGCCGCGAACGAACCCGCCGCGCATGCCGAGACCAGCTGGGGCACGCCCTCGGTGGACGTCACCGCCGGAGTGCACGCGCAGCTGGAGCGGCTCGGCGTGCGCGACCGGGAGCAGTCGCCGGTGTGCACCCGGGAGTCGGAGGACCACTTCTCGTACCGCCGCGACCGGACCACGGGTCGGCTCGCGGGCTATGTCTGGCTGGACTGA
- the sepF gene encoding cell division protein SepF, with protein sequence MAGAMRKMAVYLGLVEDDGYDGRGFDPDDDFEPELDPEPERDRRRHEPSHSSHNSHQSHQALQSERDEAVRVVQPPVARDPVPRSASLAAESGRPARIAPVASITQERASLEKNAPVIMPKVVSEREPYRITTLHPRTYNEARTIGEHFREGTPVIMNLTEMDDTDAKRLVDFAAGLVFGLHGSIERVTQKVFLLSPANVDVTAEDKARIAEGGFFNQS encoded by the coding sequence ATGGCCGGCGCGATGCGCAAGATGGCGGTCTACCTCGGCCTCGTGGAGGACGATGGGTACGACGGCCGCGGTTTTGACCCCGATGACGACTTCGAACCCGAACTGGATCCTGAGCCCGAGCGGGACCGCCGACGGCATGAGCCGTCGCACTCATCACACAACTCACACCAGTCCCATCAGGCACTTCAGTCTGAAAGGGACGAAGCGGTACGAGTGGTGCAGCCCCCGGTGGCGCGTGACCCGGTACCCCGATCCGCTTCGCTGGCCGCGGAATCCGGGCGTCCCGCGCGCATCGCGCCCGTGGCATCCATCACACAAGAACGCGCAAGCCTGGAGAAGAACGCACCGGTGATCATGCCCAAGGTCGTGTCGGAACGAGAGCCTTACCGGATCACCACGCTGCACCCCCGGACCTACAACGAGGCCCGTACCATCGGGGAACACTTCCGCGAGGGCACCCCTGTGATCATGAATCTGACTGAGATGGATGACACAGACGCCAAGCGACTTGTCGACTTTGCGGCCGGTTTGGTGTTTGGTCTTCACGGCAGCATCGAGCGGGTGACGCAGAAGGTGTTCCTGTTGTCGCCTGCTAACGTCGATGTCACGGCGGAGGACAAGGCCCGCATCGCAGAGGGCGGGTTCTTCAACCAGAGCTGA
- a CDS encoding DivIVA domain-containing protein, translating into MPLTPEDVRNKQFTTVRLREGYDEDEVDAFLDEVEAELTRLLRENEDLRAKLAAATRAAAQNQQNMRKPPEQPQDQQQGMQQQGMPQQGQGMQQQGMPQQGMRGPGAPVPAGISGPPQQQMGGPMGGPPQLPSGAPQLPAGPNGGQGGPQGPGPMGQGPMGQGPMGQGSMGQGPMQGSMQGSMGGQPPMQQQMGGPMGGPMGGPMGGPGQGPGGDSAARVLSLAQQTADQAIAEARSEANKIVGEARSRAEGLERDARAKADALERDAQEKHRVAMGSLESARATLERKVEDLRGFEREYRTRLKSYLESQLRQLETQADDSLAPPRAPATASLPPSPAPSMAPAGASAPSYGGGNQGMGGGPSQGGPSYGGQQQMSPAMTQPMAPVRPQGPSPMGQAPSPMRGFLIDEDDN; encoded by the coding sequence ATGCCGTTGACCCCCGAGGACGTGCGGAACAAGCAGTTCACGACCGTCCGCCTCCGAGAAGGCTATGACGAGGACGAGGTCGATGCCTTCCTCGACGAGGTCGAAGCCGAACTGACTCGCCTGCTTCGCGAGAACGAGGACCTGCGCGCCAAGTTGGCCGCTGCCACGCGCGCTGCTGCCCAGAATCAGCAGAACATGCGCAAGCCTCCCGAACAGCCACAGGACCAGCAGCAGGGGATGCAGCAGCAGGGAATGCCGCAGCAGGGGCAGGGGATGCAGCAGCAGGGTATGCCCCAGCAGGGCATGCGAGGTCCCGGTGCTCCGGTGCCCGCCGGCATATCTGGCCCGCCGCAGCAGCAGATGGGTGGCCCCATGGGAGGCCCGCCCCAGCTGCCGAGCGGTGCGCCGCAGCTGCCCGCCGGTCCCAACGGTGGCCAGGGCGGCCCGCAGGGTCCCGGTCCGATGGGCCAGGGGCCCATGGGTCAGGGGCCGATGGGCCAGGGCTCGATGGGCCAGGGTCCGATGCAGGGGTCCATGCAGGGTTCCATGGGTGGTCAGCCCCCCATGCAGCAGCAGATGGGCGGCCCGATGGGTGGCCCCATGGGCGGTCCGATGGGCGGCCCCGGTCAGGGCCCCGGTGGCGACAGCGCCGCCCGTGTCCTCTCGCTGGCCCAGCAGACCGCCGACCAGGCGATCGCCGAGGCCCGTTCCGAGGCCAACAAGATCGTCGGTGAGGCGCGTTCGCGTGCCGAGGGTCTTGAGCGTGACGCACGTGCCAAGGCCGACGCCCTGGAGCGGGACGCGCAGGAGAAGCACCGCGTCGCGATGGGCTCGCTGGAGTCCGCTCGCGCCACGCTGGAGCGCAAGGTCGAGGACCTGCGCGGCTTCGAGCGCGAGTACCGCACGCGGCTGAAGTCCTACCTGGAGTCGCAGCTGCGTCAGCTGGAGACCCAGGCCGACGACTCGCTGGCCCCGCCGCGCGCTCCGGCGACCGCGTCGCTGCCGCCGTCCCCGGCGCCGTCCATGGCTCCGGCCGGTGCGAGCGCCCCGTCGTACGGCGGTGGCAACCAGGGCATGGGCGGTGGCCCTTCGCAGGGCGGCCCGTCCTACGGCGGACAGCAGCAGATGTCTCCGGCGATGACCCAGCCGATGGCGCCGGTACGGCCGCAGGGCCCGTCGCCGATGGGGCAGGCTCCCTCGCCGATGCGTGGCTTCCTCATCGACGAGGACGACAACTGA
- a CDS encoding YggS family pyridoxal phosphate-dependent enzyme: protein MTDRKGELATNLAKVEARIAAACASAGRKREEVTLIVVTKTYPADDVRILADLGVRHVAENRDQDAAPKAAACADLPLSWHFVGQLQTNKVRSVVGYADLVQSVDRSKLVTALSREAVRAGREVGCLIQVALDAGENERGERGGVAPGGIAELAGLVAGAPGLRLDGLMTVAPLTGEYAGRQQAAFERLMDLSTDLRRAHPAANMVSAGMSADLEQAVAAGATHVRVGTAVLGVRPRLG, encoded by the coding sequence ATGACGGACCGTAAGGGCGAACTCGCCACGAACCTGGCGAAGGTGGAGGCGCGGATCGCCGCCGCGTGCGCTTCCGCCGGGCGGAAGCGTGAGGAAGTGACCCTGATCGTGGTCACCAAGACGTATCCGGCGGACGATGTGCGGATCCTGGCGGACCTCGGGGTGCGGCACGTGGCCGAGAACCGGGACCAGGACGCGGCACCGAAGGCCGCCGCCTGCGCGGATCTGCCTCTTTCCTGGCACTTCGTCGGTCAGTTGCAGACCAACAAAGTGCGCTCCGTGGTCGGTTACGCGGATCTCGTGCAGTCCGTCGATCGATCCAAGCTGGTGACGGCGCTGTCCAGGGAGGCCGTGCGGGCCGGGCGCGAGGTGGGCTGTCTGATCCAGGTCGCCCTCGACGCGGGAGAGAACGAGCGGGGCGAGCGAGGTGGTGTGGCACCCGGCGGCATCGCGGAGTTGGCCGGCCTGGTCGCCGGCGCTCCGGGGCTGCGGCTCGACGGACTGATGACCGTCGCCCCGCTCACCGGGGAGTACGCGGGTCGCCAACAGGCGGCGTTCGAGCGGCTGATGGATTTGTCGACTGACCTGCGCCGAGCCCATCCGGCTGCGAACATGGTCTCGGCAGGGATGAGTGCGGACCTCGAACAGGCCGTGGCGGCCGGAGCGACACATGTGCGCGTCGGTACTGCGGTACTCGGAGTCCGCCCCAGGCTCGGGTAA
- a CDS encoding YggT family protein has protein sequence MSVVLEVVYIALMCFLIVLIFRLVMDYVFQFARSWQPGKAMVVVLEATYTVTDPPLKLLRRVIPPLRLGGVALDLSFFVLMIIVYILITVVGNLAG, from the coding sequence ATGAGCGTGGTTCTGGAGGTCGTCTACATCGCGCTGATGTGTTTCCTCATCGTGCTCATCTTCCGGTTGGTCATGGACTATGTCTTCCAGTTCGCCCGCTCGTGGCAACCCGGCAAGGCGATGGTGGTCGTTCTGGAGGCCACCTACACTGTCACCGACCCACCGCTCAAGCTTCTGCGGCGGGTCATCCCGCCGTTGCGTCTCGGGGGCGTGGCGCTCGACCTGTCCTTCTTCGTCCTGATGATCATCGTCTACATCCTGATCACCGTCGTGGGGAACCTCGCGGGGTGA
- the ftsZ gene encoding cell division protein FtsZ, which produces MAAPQNYLAVIKVIGVGGGGVNAINRMIEVGLKGVEFIAINTDAQALLMSDADVKLDVGRELTRGLGAGANPAVGRKAAEDHREEIEEVLKGADMVFVTAGEGGGTGTGGAPVVANIARSLGALTIGVVTRPFTFEGRRRANQAEDGIAELREEVDTLIVIPNDRLLSISDRQVSVLDAFKSADQVLLSGVQGITDLITTPGLINLDFADVKSVMSEAGSALMGIGSARGDDRAVAAAEMAISSPLLEASIDGARGVLLSISGGSDLGLFEINEAAQLVSEAAHPEANIIFGAVIDDALGDEVRVTVIAAGFDGGQPPSKRDNVLGSASSSARREEPTPVRQPESRPTFGSLGSVTPKEEPEPAPEPVADIPVSPPVPPSRAYTDSTAEELDVPDFLK; this is translated from the coding sequence GTGGCAGCACCGCAGAACTACCTCGCAGTCATCAAGGTCATCGGTGTCGGCGGCGGTGGTGTCAATGCCATCAACCGGATGATCGAAGTCGGTCTCAAGGGCGTCGAGTTCATCGCCATCAACACCGACGCACAGGCACTGTTGATGAGCGACGCCGACGTCAAGCTCGACGTCGGCCGCGAACTCACCCGCGGACTCGGCGCCGGAGCCAACCCGGCCGTCGGCCGCAAGGCCGCCGAGGACCACCGTGAGGAGATCGAGGAGGTCCTCAAGGGGGCCGACATGGTCTTCGTGACGGCCGGTGAGGGCGGCGGGACCGGCACCGGCGGCGCGCCCGTCGTGGCCAACATCGCCCGCTCGCTGGGCGCCCTCACCATCGGCGTCGTCACCCGCCCGTTCACCTTCGAGGGCCGGCGCCGGGCGAACCAGGCCGAGGACGGCATCGCCGAACTCCGCGAAGAGGTCGACACCCTCATCGTCATCCCGAACGACCGGCTGCTGTCCATCTCGGACCGCCAGGTCTCGGTCCTCGACGCCTTCAAGTCGGCGGACCAGGTCCTGCTCTCCGGTGTGCAGGGCATCACCGACCTGATCACCACGCCCGGTCTGATCAACCTCGACTTCGCCGACGTCAAGTCGGTCATGTCCGAGGCGGGTTCGGCCCTCATGGGCATCGGCTCGGCCCGCGGCGACGACCGCGCGGTGGCCGCGGCCGAGATGGCGATCTCCTCGCCTCTCCTGGAGGCGTCCATCGACGGCGCCCGGGGCGTACTGCTCTCCATCTCCGGCGGCTCCGACCTCGGCCTGTTCGAGATCAACGAGGCCGCCCAGCTGGTCAGCGAGGCGGCCCACCCCGAGGCCAACATCATCTTCGGCGCGGTCATCGACGACGCCCTCGGTGACGAGGTCCGGGTCACGGTGATCGCGGCCGGCTTCGACGGGGGCCAGCCGCCGTCCAAGCGGGACAACGTCCTCGGCTCGGCCTCGTCCTCGGCCCGCCGCGAGGAGCCCACTCCGGTGCGGCAGCCGGAGAGCCGACCGACCTTCGGCTCGCTCGGCAGCGTCACCCCGAAGGAGGAGCCGGAGCCCGCGCCGGAGCCGGTGGCCGACATTCCCGTCTCCCCGCCGGTCCCGCCGTCCCGGGCCTACACGGACAGCACGGCCGAGGAACTGGACGTGCCGGACTTCCTGAAGTGA
- the ftsQ gene encoding cell division protein FtsQ, with product MAGSTTAERGERRQESSGPPPARKFTPPRLRTIIILAVALVLLATGSVWLLYGSQWLRVERVSVSGTRVLTSAQVREAADVPVGSPLISVDTEVIEARLRRKLPRIDAVDVVRSWPHGIRLKVVERTPVLLVQKDRNFVEVDEEGVRFATVSRAPKGVPALELTLSRPGSRAASLRRFGEDRLVREAVRVAGAIPAAVARDTRTVKVRSYDDISLELGGGRTVAWGSGEKGSAKARTLTALMKASPDARHFDVSVPTAPASSGS from the coding sequence GTGGCCGGATCGACGACCGCCGAGCGCGGTGAACGCCGGCAGGAGTCGTCCGGCCCGCCGCCCGCCCGGAAGTTCACTCCGCCCCGACTTCGTACGATCATCATCCTCGCCGTCGCGCTGGTGCTCCTGGCGACGGGATCCGTCTGGCTGCTGTACGGCTCGCAGTGGCTCCGGGTGGAGCGCGTATCGGTTTCCGGGACACGGGTCCTGACGTCCGCGCAGGTGCGCGAGGCGGCCGACGTACCGGTCGGATCGCCGTTGATTTCCGTCGACACCGAGGTGATCGAGGCGCGTCTGCGCCGGAAATTGCCCCGAATTGACGCGGTTGACGTAGTGCGTTCCTGGCCGCACGGAATCAGGCTCAAAGTGGTCGAGCGCACTCCGGTTCTACTGGTTCAAAAGGACCGAAACTTTGTCGAAGTGGACGAGGAAGGTGTCCGGTTCGCCACGGTTTCGCGGGCCCCGAAAGGCGTTCCCGCACTGGAATTGACGCTCTCCCGGCCGGGTTCGCGGGCCGCGAGCCTGCGCCGTTTCGGCGAGGACCGGCTGGTGCGCGAGGCGGTCCGGGTGGCCGGTGCGATTCCGGCCGCCGTCGCCCGTGACACCCGCACCGTCAAGGTGCGTTCGTACGACGACATCTCCCTGGAGTTGGGCGGAGGCCGTACGGTCGCGTGGGGAAGCGGCGAGAAGGGGAGCGCGAAGGCCCGTACACTCACGGCTCTCATGAAAGCCTCTCCCGACGCGCGGCACTTCGACGTCAGTGTTCCCACGGCGCCTGCGTCATCAGGGAGTTGA